The following proteins are encoded in a genomic region of Methylobacterium tardum:
- a CDS encoding oxidoreductase: MPQTRWTTRSMPSQAGRCAVVTGATSGIGYEAALALAGAGAEIILAARDAAKSERAMASIRRRHPGARLAFQPLDTARLASVRAFGERWQSEGRPIDILLLNAGIATVPNREATEDGFERQLGTNYLGHFALTGLLLPFVRQDAASRIVEVASLAHRPGRIHFDDLQLARSYGPQRAYRQSKLAMLMFGLELDRRLKAAGSPIRSVPAHPGAARTDVFRRGDRAGPVQRLAGHAIFSVIGQSAAQGALPLLFAATAPEAEGGAYYGPDGIWELKGHPTRADIAAHARDKGTAERLWSVSEALTGIRCAV, encoded by the coding sequence ATGCCCCAGACCCGATGGACGACCCGCTCCATGCCGAGCCAGGCCGGCCGGTGCGCGGTTGTCACCGGCGCCACCAGCGGGATCGGCTACGAGGCGGCGCTCGCACTGGCGGGTGCCGGCGCCGAAATCATCCTCGCGGCCCGGGACGCGGCGAAGTCCGAGCGCGCGATGGCATCGATCCGGCGACGGCACCCGGGCGCCCGGCTCGCATTTCAGCCCCTCGACACGGCGCGCCTCGCCTCCGTCCGGGCCTTCGGCGAGCGGTGGCAATCCGAGGGCCGACCGATCGACATCCTGTTGCTCAACGCCGGCATCGCCACCGTGCCGAACCGCGAGGCGACCGAGGACGGGTTCGAGCGCCAGCTGGGCACGAACTATCTCGGCCATTTCGCCCTGACCGGCCTGCTCTTGCCGTTCGTCCGACAGGATGCGGCTTCGCGGATCGTCGAGGTCGCGAGCCTCGCCCACAGGCCCGGGCGGATCCATTTCGACGATCTCCAGCTTGCCCGCTCGTACGGCCCGCAGCGCGCCTATCGGCAGTCGAAGCTCGCGATGCTGATGTTCGGCCTCGAGCTCGACCGGCGGCTGAAGGCGGCCGGCTCGCCGATCCGGTCCGTCCCGGCCCATCCCGGCGCGGCCCGCACGGATGTCTTCCGGCGCGGTGACCGGGCCGGGCCGGTCCAGCGGCTCGCCGGGCACGCGATCTTCTCGGTGATCGGCCAGTCCGCCGCACAGGGAGCGCTGCCGCTGCTCTTCGCCGCCACGGCGCCCGAGGCGGAAGGCGGCGCCTATTACGGGCCGGATGGGATCTGGGAGCTGAAGGGCCATCCGACCCGCGCCGACATCGCCGCGCACGCCCGGGACAAAGGCACGGCGGAGCGGCTCTGGTCGGTGTCCGAGGCGCTCACCGGGATCCGCTGCGC
- a CDS encoding phosphatase PAP2 family protein gives MRQDGVVQDHREPAAPDRARTCPWLRRLHRHTSGIAAPDSRLWALALAIVGIDAVWMRIARIDAEPVGFALAAAAVAVLLIAAAGLSTLKSDPPLRGMALGSAFLIAFTVPVAVLHFLAAGLALPFADGTLARFEAGLGFDWTGYVAFLARHPTLSWWLALAYHSSGPQVGLVVIALSAARRLGRLWTYIRLFSVTLLCVIVVAALLPALGPYAYYAPRIVPAEHLETVGALWHLEPVARLRTGTLDTLALGDLRGLATFPSFHVCLAILTAWALAPVPVLGPLAILLNAAVIIATIGAGGHYLPDVLAGALLAGAALACRSRGRRREPVTALECPPPTAGAIGAADA, from the coding sequence ATGCGTCAAGACGGGGTCGTTCAAGACCATCGCGAACCCGCCGCGCCCGATCGAGCCCGCACCTGTCCCTGGCTCCGGCGCCTGCACCGGCACACGTCCGGGATCGCCGCCCCCGATTCCCGCCTCTGGGCACTCGCCCTCGCGATCGTCGGGATCGATGCCGTGTGGATGCGGATCGCCCGGATCGATGCCGAACCGGTGGGCTTCGCGCTCGCGGCGGCGGCCGTCGCGGTCCTCCTGATCGCGGCCGCCGGCCTGAGCACGCTGAAGTCGGACCCGCCCTTACGGGGAATGGCCCTGGGGAGCGCGTTCCTGATCGCCTTCACGGTCCCGGTGGCGGTCCTGCACTTCCTCGCCGCGGGGCTCGCGCTGCCCTTCGCCGACGGCACGCTGGCCCGGTTCGAGGCCGGCCTGGGCTTCGACTGGACCGGCTACGTGGCCTTCCTGGCCCGGCATCCGACCCTGTCGTGGTGGCTGGCGCTCGCGTACCATTCCAGCGGACCGCAGGTCGGTCTCGTGGTGATCGCGCTGAGCGCCGCCCGCCGGCTCGGGCGGCTGTGGACCTACATTCGGCTGTTTTCCGTGACGCTCCTGTGCGTGATCGTCGTCGCCGCGCTGCTGCCGGCGCTGGGGCCCTACGCGTACTACGCGCCGCGGATCGTTCCGGCGGAGCACTTGGAGACGGTCGGGGCGCTCTGGCACCTGGAGCCGGTGGCGCGGCTGCGGACCGGCACGCTGGACACGCTCGCGCTCGGCGACCTGCGGGGCCTCGCGACATTCCCGTCCTTCCACGTCTGCCTGGCGATCCTGACCGCTTGGGCGCTGGCCCCGGTCCCGGTGCTCGGGCCCCTCGCGATCCTGCTCAACGCCGCCGTGATCATCGCGACGATCGGCGCAGGCGGCCATTACCTGCCGGACGTGCTGGCCGGGGCGCTGCTCGCGGGGGCGGCCCTCGCATGTCGGTCCAGGGGCCGGCGCCGCGAGCCGGTCACCGCACTGGAATGTCCACCGCCCACCGCCGGCGCGATCGGTGCGGCCGACGCTTGA